In Streptomyces canus, one DNA window encodes the following:
- a CDS encoding extracellular solute-binding protein encodes MTPNAAAPSSGPSGPSRRSFLASTAVATAAVAGGMPLLAACGGSDSGEREGTTSGKAADKLLPAFVASTVANPDLPSKNGSAAGYTGKVDLAALKASVPEKLGTGAPFKIMSPFWGSPPKAGCAYYTALDAAAGTKVTWQNQDGNTYGQKLGAVLASSSIPDMVVVPSWELVGKIANAVTAKFMDLGPYLAGDKVKKYPNLAAIPSDAWRMGIFGGALRGIPMPTAPASFIVPYYRRDIFDKKGWSVPKSADEFLSWAKEATSAKAKVWACGDMSWVSGSIFGACPDWNIDDDGKLRYGKERPEYLEALEWTRKLFDAGVVHPDDKARTGDASQRFTAGQILVFEGDMTPWYTQTVEQAEAHPDFQIEGMDIFGADGGNPTLWASSPATIWSLIRKGASKTTIENALAAANFAAAPYGTKERMLVDYGVEGTHYTVKDGVPVKNDQGNTEVINTWNMLAAPAPYFAHPDFPEVARKQVEWQQRMGAFMKKTSIYGMNIVEPARYAHLESQFEQLEIDYVRGNRKLSDVQAAISTWKSSGGDKLRDWYKQLIDKNGSAH; translated from the coding sequence ATGACGCCGAACGCCGCTGCCCCCTCCTCCGGTCCTTCCGGGCCGAGCCGGAGAAGCTTCCTCGCCTCCACCGCGGTCGCCACCGCAGCGGTGGCGGGCGGGATGCCGCTGCTTGCCGCCTGTGGCGGCTCGGACAGCGGCGAGCGCGAAGGGACCACGTCGGGCAAGGCCGCGGACAAGCTGCTCCCGGCCTTCGTCGCCAGCACGGTCGCGAACCCGGACCTGCCGTCCAAGAACGGCTCGGCCGCCGGCTACACCGGCAAGGTCGACCTCGCGGCCCTCAAGGCCTCGGTCCCGGAGAAGCTCGGCACCGGCGCCCCCTTCAAGATCATGTCCCCGTTCTGGGGCTCCCCGCCGAAGGCCGGCTGCGCCTACTACACGGCGCTGGACGCGGCGGCGGGCACGAAGGTCACCTGGCAGAACCAGGACGGCAACACCTATGGCCAGAAGCTGGGCGCCGTCCTGGCCTCCAGCTCCATTCCCGACATGGTGGTCGTGCCGAGCTGGGAACTGGTCGGCAAGATCGCGAACGCGGTTACCGCGAAGTTCATGGACCTCGGCCCCTACCTGGCGGGCGACAAGGTCAAGAAGTACCCGAACCTGGCCGCGATCCCCTCCGACGCCTGGCGCATGGGCATCTTCGGCGGCGCGCTGCGCGGCATACCGATGCCCACCGCCCCCGCAAGCTTCATAGTGCCCTACTACCGCAGGGACATCTTCGACAAGAAGGGCTGGTCCGTCCCCAAGTCGGCCGACGAGTTCCTCAGTTGGGCCAAGGAGGCCACCAGCGCCAAGGCCAAGGTGTGGGCCTGCGGAGACATGAGCTGGGTCTCCGGGAGCATCTTCGGTGCCTGTCCCGACTGGAACATCGACGACGACGGCAAGCTGAGGTACGGCAAGGAGCGGCCCGAGTACCTGGAAGCCCTGGAGTGGACCCGCAAGCTGTTCGACGCGGGCGTGGTCCACCCCGACGACAAGGCACGCACGGGCGACGCGAGCCAGCGCTTCACCGCCGGCCAGATCCTGGTCTTCGAAGGCGACATGACCCCCTGGTACACCCAGACCGTGGAACAGGCCGAGGCCCATCCGGACTTCCAGATCGAGGGTATGGACATCTTCGGCGCGGACGGCGGCAACCCCACGTTGTGGGCGTCCTCGCCCGCCACCATCTGGTCGCTGATCCGCAAGGGCGCCTCGAAGACGACGATCGAGAACGCGCTGGCCGCAGCCAACTTCGCGGCGGCGCCCTACGGCACCAAGGAGCGGATGCTCGTCGACTACGGCGTCGAGGGCACCCACTACACGGTCAAGGACGGCGTGCCGGTCAAGAACGACCAGGGCAACACCGAGGTGATCAACACCTGGAACATGCTGGCGGCTCCGGCTCCGTACTTCGCCCACCCCGACTTCCCCGAGGTCGCCCGCAAGCAGGTCGAGTGGCAGCAGCGGATGGGGGCCTTCATGAAGAAGACGTCCATCTACGGCATGAACATCGTCGAGCCGGCCCGCTACGCCCACCTCGAAAGCCAGTTTGAGCAGCTGGAGATCGACTACGTGCGCGGCAACCGCAAGCTGTCCGATGTGCAGGCCGCCATCTCCACGTGGAAGTCCTCCGGCGGCGACAAACTGCGCGACTGGTACAAGCAGCTCATCGACAAGAACGGCAGCGCCCACTGA
- the rox gene encoding rifampin monooxygenase encodes MDSSPFSDADRAPVFDVIIAGCGPTGAMLAAELRLHDVRVLVLEKKTEPVPFVRIVGLHMRSLELMAMRGLLDRMLEHGRKRPPAGFFAAIDKPAPKGLDSAHAYLLGIPQPTIERLLEEHATQLGAQVRRGGAVAGLEQDAEGVTVELADGQQLRSRYLVGCDGGRSTVRKLLGVAFPGEPSRTETLMGEMQVGVPQEEIAAKVSEINRTNKRFWLRPFGNGAYSVVVPAGGVSDRAKPPTLEDFRQQLRTVAGTDFGVHSPRWLSRFGDATRLAERYRVGRVLLAGDAAHIHPPTGGQGLNLGVQDAFNLGWKLAAQIRGWAPETLLDTYQAERRPVAEDVLDNTRAQMELHSTEPGPQAVRRLLTELMDFDEVNRHLIEKITAIGIRYDFGEGPDLLGRRLPDLDVKGGRLYGLLHRGRGLLLDRTERLTVGGWADRVDHLTDPTAALDVPCVLLRPDGHVAWIGDDQQDLDAHLSRWFGKPAE; translated from the coding sequence ATGGACTCTTCGCCATTCTCCGACGCCGATCGCGCGCCCGTGTTCGACGTGATCATTGCCGGGTGCGGACCGACCGGCGCGATGCTGGCCGCCGAACTCCGGCTGCACGACGTGCGGGTTCTTGTCCTGGAGAAGAAAACCGAGCCCGTTCCGTTCGTCCGCATCGTCGGTCTGCACATGCGCAGTCTTGAGCTGATGGCCATGCGGGGACTGCTGGATCGCATGCTCGAACACGGACGAAAGCGTCCGCCGGCCGGATTCTTCGCCGCCATCGACAAACCCGCGCCCAAGGGCCTGGATTCCGCGCACGCCTATCTGCTGGGCATCCCGCAGCCGACGATCGAGCGTCTGCTCGAAGAGCATGCGACCCAACTGGGTGCGCAGGTCAGGCGCGGTGGTGCGGTGGCCGGTCTCGAGCAGGACGCCGAGGGTGTGACCGTCGAGCTGGCCGACGGCCAACAGCTGCGTTCGCGCTATCTCGTCGGCTGTGACGGCGGGCGCAGCACGGTGCGCAAACTGCTCGGCGTCGCCTTCCCCGGTGAGCCCTCGCGGACCGAGACGCTCATGGGCGAGATGCAAGTGGGTGTGCCGCAGGAGGAGATCGCCGCCAAGGTCTCCGAAATCAACAGGACCAACAAGCGATTCTGGCTCCGGCCCTTCGGCAATGGCGCATACAGCGTCGTGGTCCCCGCCGGTGGAGTCAGCGATCGCGCGAAACCGCCCACCCTCGAGGATTTCAGACAACAGCTGCGCACTGTCGCCGGAACCGATTTCGGCGTGCACTCTCCGCGCTGGTTGTCCCGCTTCGGGGATGCCACCCGGCTGGCCGAACGCTATCGGGTCGGGCGAGTGCTGCTGGCCGGCGACGCGGCACACATCCATCCGCCCACCGGCGGTCAGGGTCTGAATCTGGGCGTTCAGGACGCCTTCAACCTCGGTTGGAAACTCGCCGCACAGATCCGCGGCTGGGCGCCGGAAACACTGCTGGACACCTACCAGGCCGAACGCCGTCCGGTCGCAGAGGACGTGCTGGACAACACCCGCGCCCAGATGGAACTGCACTCCACCGAACCGGGCCCGCAGGCCGTGCGCAGGCTGCTCACCGAACTGATGGACTTCGACGAGGTGAACCGCCATCTCATCGAGAAGATCACCGCGATCGGTATCCGCTACGACTTCGGCGAAGGCCCCGACCTGCTCGGCCGCCGCCTGCCCGACCTCGACGTGAAGGGCGGACGCCTCTACGGTCTGCTGCATCGCGGCCGCGGACTGCTGCTGGACCGCACCGAACGCCTGACCGTCGGCGGCTGGGCGGACCGGGTCGATCACCTCACGGACCCCACTGCGGCACTCGATGTTCCCTGCGTTCTGCTGCGCCCCGACGGTCATGTCGCCTGGATCGGCGACGATCAGCAGGACCTGGACGCCCACCTCTCCCGCTGGTTCGGCAAGCCCGCCGAGTGA
- a CDS encoding glycoside hydrolase family 12 protein, with amino-acid sequence MVKSAIRKVGMAVLAPTMALGAIVGLASAPASAAVWNSCDRWGSTGLDGYKLYNNVWGSGAGSQCVWANSGTNWGVWADHPNTGGIKSYANSTKTINKTIDSLGWLTSNYNVSVPSSGAYNSSYDIWDNDHQYEIMLWVNYNGAVGPIGTYQANVTLGGHNWNVYKGTNGSNQVFSFLRTSDSNAGTVDVKPILNWIAYTKGWMPGNEIIGDVQFGYEITSSSGGLNFTTNNLTVSGG; translated from the coding sequence ATGGTAAAAAGCGCGATACGCAAGGTCGGCATGGCCGTGCTGGCACCGACGATGGCTCTCGGTGCCATCGTCGGCCTCGCCTCCGCCCCCGCTTCGGCAGCAGTCTGGAACTCCTGCGACCGGTGGGGCAGCACCGGTCTGGACGGCTACAAGCTGTACAACAACGTCTGGGGTTCCGGCGCCGGCAGCCAGTGCGTCTGGGCCAACTCCGGGACCAACTGGGGCGTCTGGGCCGACCACCCCAACACCGGCGGCATCAAGTCCTACGCCAACTCGACGAAAACGATCAACAAGACGATCGACTCCCTCGGCTGGCTCACCAGCAACTACAACGTCAGCGTCCCGTCGTCCGGCGCGTACAACTCGTCGTACGACATCTGGGACAACGACCACCAGTACGAGATCATGCTGTGGGTCAACTACAACGGAGCCGTCGGCCCGATCGGCACCTATCAGGCCAACGTCACGCTCGGCGGCCACAACTGGAACGTCTACAAGGGCACCAACGGGTCGAACCAGGTGTTCTCGTTCCTGCGGACGTCCGACTCCAACGCGGGGACCGTGGACGTCAAGCCGATCCTCAACTGGATCGCCTACACCAAGGGCTGGATGCCCGGCAACGAGATCATCGGCGACGTGCAGTTCGGCTATGAGATCACCTCGTCGTCCGGCGGACTCAACTTCACCACCAACAACCTGACGGTCAGCGGCGGCTGA
- a CDS encoding glycoside hydrolase family 43 protein has product MDRRRALAVGAGLVTGACLPLTGASPPATAAPSQESPFAAAPAYANPVIWQDFADIDVIRVGATYYASASTMHYSPGAPVLRSYDLVNWEIAGHSVPVLDFGAKYDLNGARGYVRGIWASSLAYRPSNRTFYWLGQIDFARTYVYTATAAEGPWSRLTTISTPYYDAGLLVDTDDTLYVAYGNTTISVAQLSPDGRNQVRTQQVFTTPSSVGTLEGSRFYKINGQYYIFLTRPANGQYILKSSGGPFGPYTMRQVLLDLRGPIPGGGVPHQGGLVQTQSGAWYYLAFVDAYPGGRMPALAPVTWTPDGWPVVQLVNGAWGTSYPSPTVPTPPRQVTPMTGVDTFDGTSLKPRWEWNHNPDNTKWSVDNGLTLRTATVTHDLYGARNTLTHRIQGPTSTATVQLDFSAMHDGDRAGLALLRDSSAWIGVQREGGATRVSMVNGLTMDSNWNTTGTGTEVASAPVSGSRVWLRASADIRPGSARPGTFSYSTDGTNFIRLGPSFSMGNDWRFFMGYRFALFNHATLALGGAVRVLRFELSTP; this is encoded by the coding sequence ATGGACCGCCGTCGGGCCTTGGCCGTCGGCGCCGGCCTGGTCACCGGTGCGTGCCTCCCGCTGACCGGAGCCTCCCCGCCCGCCACAGCCGCTCCCTCCCAGGAGTCGCCCTTCGCGGCCGCCCCGGCGTACGCGAACCCGGTCATCTGGCAGGACTTCGCGGATATCGACGTCATCCGCGTCGGCGCCACCTACTACGCCTCGGCCTCGACGATGCACTACTCGCCCGGGGCACCCGTCCTGCGCTCGTACGACCTGGTGAATTGGGAGATCGCCGGTCACTCCGTGCCCGTCCTCGACTTCGGCGCCAAATACGACCTGAACGGTGCGCGTGGCTACGTCCGGGGCATCTGGGCGTCGTCGCTGGCCTACCGGCCGAGCAACAGGACCTTCTACTGGCTCGGTCAGATCGACTTCGCCAGGACGTACGTGTACACCGCCACCGCCGCCGAGGGGCCGTGGAGCAGACTGACGACGATCAGCACCCCGTACTACGACGCGGGGCTGCTCGTCGACACCGACGACACGCTGTACGTGGCGTACGGGAACACCACCATCAGCGTGGCCCAGCTCTCGCCCGACGGGCGCAACCAGGTCCGCACGCAGCAGGTCTTCACCACACCGTCGAGCGTCGGCACCCTCGAGGGCTCCCGCTTCTACAAGATCAACGGGCAGTACTACATCTTCCTGACCCGCCCGGCCAACGGCCAGTACATCCTGAAATCGTCGGGCGGCCCCTTCGGTCCGTACACGATGCGGCAGGTCCTCCTTGACCTGCGCGGGCCGATCCCCGGCGGCGGCGTCCCGCACCAGGGCGGGCTGGTCCAGACGCAGAGCGGCGCCTGGTACTACCTGGCCTTCGTGGACGCGTACCCCGGCGGCCGGATGCCTGCCCTGGCGCCGGTCACCTGGACCCCGGACGGCTGGCCCGTCGTCCAACTCGTCAACGGCGCATGGGGCACGTCGTATCCCAGCCCGACGGTGCCCACGCCACCCCGCCAGGTCACCCCGATGACCGGCGTCGACACCTTCGACGGTACGAGCCTCAAGCCGCGGTGGGAATGGAACCACAACCCGGACAACACCAAGTGGTCCGTCGACAACGGACTGACCCTGCGGACCGCGACCGTCACCCATGACCTGTACGGGGCCCGCAACACCCTCACGCACCGCATCCAGGGTCCCACCTCCACCGCCACGGTCCAGCTCGACTTCTCGGCGATGCACGACGGCGACCGGGCCGGACTCGCGCTGCTGCGTGACTCCTCCGCCTGGATCGGTGTCCAACGCGAGGGCGGCGCGACCCGGGTGTCCATGGTCAACGGACTGACCATGGACAGCAATTGGAACACCACCGGTACCGGAACCGAGGTCGCGAGCGCCCCCGTCTCCGGCAGCCGCGTCTGGCTGCGCGCGAGCGCGGACATCCGCCCCGGCTCGGCACGCCCCGGCACCTTCTCCTACAGCACCGACGGCACGAACTTCATCCGCCTCGGCCCCTCCTTCTCCATGGGCAACGACTGGCGGTTCTTCATGGGCTACCGATTCGCCCTCTTCAACCACGCCACCCTGGCGCTCGGCGGCGCGGTCCGCGTCCTGCGGTTCGAGCTGTCGACACCCTGA
- the gap gene encoding type I glyceraldehyde-3-phosphate dehydrogenase: MTRIAINGFGRIGRNVLRALLERDSALEVVAVNDLTEPATLARLLAYDSTAGRLGRPVTVDGNTLVVDGRRITVLAEREPAQLPWAELGIDIVLEATGRFTSAKAARAHLDAGAMKVLVSAPSDGADVTLAYGVNTDAYDPDVHTIVSNASCTTNALAPLASVLDELAGIEHGFMTTVHAYTQEQNLQDGPHRDARRARAAGVNIVPTTTGAAKAIGLVLPNLDGKLSGDSIRVPVPVGSLVELNTTVARDVTREDVLAAYRSAAEGPLAGVLEYSEDPLVSSDITGNPASSIFDSALTRVEGRHVKVVAWYDNEWGFSNRVIDTLELLANG, translated from the coding sequence ATGACTCGCATCGCCATCAACGGATTCGGCCGCATCGGACGCAATGTGCTGCGCGCGCTCCTCGAACGCGACAGCGCCCTGGAGGTCGTCGCCGTCAACGACCTCACCGAGCCCGCCACCCTCGCGAGGCTGCTCGCCTACGACAGCACGGCCGGCCGACTCGGCCGTCCGGTGACCGTCGACGGGAACACCCTGGTCGTCGACGGCCGTCGCATCACCGTGCTCGCCGAGCGTGAACCCGCGCAGCTGCCGTGGGCCGAACTCGGCATCGACATCGTGCTGGAGGCCACCGGACGGTTCACTTCGGCCAAGGCCGCCCGCGCCCACCTCGACGCGGGCGCCATGAAGGTCCTCGTCAGTGCCCCCTCGGACGGCGCCGACGTCACGCTGGCGTACGGGGTCAACACCGACGCCTACGACCCGGACGTGCACACGATCGTCTCCAACGCCTCGTGCACGACCAACGCGCTCGCACCGCTCGCCTCGGTGCTCGACGAGCTCGCCGGCATCGAGCACGGCTTCATGACGACCGTGCACGCCTATACGCAGGAGCAGAACCTCCAGGACGGCCCGCACCGCGACGCCCGTCGCGCCCGCGCCGCCGGCGTCAACATCGTGCCCACGACGACCGGCGCCGCCAAGGCGATCGGCCTCGTGCTGCCCAACCTGGACGGCAAGTTGTCCGGTGACTCGATCCGCGTCCCGGTCCCCGTCGGCTCCCTCGTCGAGCTGAACACGACCGTCGCGCGTGACGTGACCCGCGAGGACGTACTGGCGGCCTATCGCTCCGCCGCCGAGGGGCCCCTCGCGGGCGTCCTCGAGTACTCGGAGGACCCGCTGGTCTCCTCGGACATCACGGGCAATCCCGCCTCGTCGATCTTCGATTCGGCCCTGACCCGCGTGGAGGGCCGCCATGTGAAGGTCGTGGCCTGGTACGACAACGAGTGGGGTTTCTCGAACCGCGTGATCGACACGCTGGAGCTCCTGGCCAACGGCTGA
- a CDS encoding non-reducing end alpha-L-arabinofuranosidase family hydrolase, translating into MNPLKRLGRRRASVLSLLAVAALVTPGAATAAPDAVRASTLGAQAAQSGRYFGTAVAAGRLGDGTYTGILDREFNSVTPENEMKWDTIERSRGSFNFGPGDQIANRAASHGQRLRGHTLVWHSQLPSWVSSIRDANTLRSVMNNHITQVMNHYKGKVYAWDVVNEAFADGGSGQMRSSVFRDVLGTGFIEQAFRTARSADPAAKLCYNDYNIENWSDAKTQGVYRMVRDFKARGVPIDCVGLQSHFGAGGPPSSFQTTLSNFAALGVDVQITELDIAQASTAAYANTVRACLNVARCTGITVWGIRDSDSWRSGENPLLFDRSGNKKPAYQSTLTALGGSAAAQRTGAPSPRSATALPSSFRWSSSGPLVAPKPDATHRIAGIKDPSVVYYNGKYHVFASTASPSGYNLVYLSFSDWSQAGSATHHYLDRTAIGAGYRAAPQVFYNTQQRLWYLVYQTGNASYSTNPDISNPNGWSAPRNFYSSMPDIIRQNIGNGYWVDMWVICDSANCYLFSSDDNGHLYRSQTTVGQFPNGFTNTVIAAQDSKYALFEASNVYKVQGSNQYLLLVEAIGSDGRRYFRSWTSSSLAGSWSPLAASESNPFAKSSNVTFPAGTWTRDISHGEMIRAGYDQTLTIPACKLQYLYQGKDPNAGGDYDNLPWRLGLLTQTNSTC; encoded by the coding sequence ATGAACCCGCTGAAACGGCTCGGCCGTCGCCGAGCCTCGGTGTTATCCCTGCTGGCCGTGGCCGCCCTGGTCACGCCCGGCGCCGCGACCGCCGCCCCCGACGCCGTCCGCGCCTCCACCCTGGGGGCCCAAGCGGCCCAGTCCGGACGGTACTTCGGGACCGCGGTGGCCGCCGGGCGGCTCGGCGACGGCACGTACACCGGGATCCTGGACCGCGAGTTCAACTCGGTCACGCCCGAGAACGAGATGAAGTGGGACACCATCGAGCGCTCTCGTGGCTCGTTCAACTTCGGCCCCGGCGACCAGATCGCCAACCGGGCCGCGTCGCACGGGCAGCGCCTGCGCGGACACACCCTGGTCTGGCACTCCCAACTGCCCAGCTGGGTCAGCTCCATCAGGGACGCCAACACCCTGCGCAGCGTGATGAACAATCACATCACCCAGGTGATGAACCACTACAAGGGCAAGGTCTACGCCTGGGACGTGGTCAACGAGGCCTTCGCGGACGGAGGCAGCGGCCAGATGCGCAGCTCGGTCTTCCGGGACGTCCTGGGCACCGGCTTCATCGAGCAGGCATTTCGCACCGCACGGTCTGCCGACCCGGCGGCCAAGCTCTGCTACAACGACTACAACATCGAGAACTGGAGCGACGCCAAGACCCAGGGCGTCTACCGCATGGTGCGCGACTTCAAGGCGCGCGGTGTGCCCATCGACTGCGTCGGCCTCCAGTCCCACTTCGGGGCGGGCGGACCGCCGTCGAGTTTCCAGACGACGCTGTCGAACTTCGCCGCTCTCGGCGTGGACGTCCAGATCACCGAGCTGGACATCGCGCAGGCATCCACGGCCGCGTACGCGAACACGGTGAGGGCCTGCTTGAACGTGGCACGCTGCACCGGGATCACGGTCTGGGGCATCCGCGACAGCGACTCCTGGCGCAGCGGTGAGAACCCGCTGCTGTTCGACCGGAGCGGCAACAAGAAGCCCGCCTACCAGTCGACGCTCACGGCGTTGGGTGGCAGCGCCGCGGCCCAGCGGACAGGCGCCCCTTCGCCCCGGTCCGCCACGGCACTCCCCTCCTCCTTCCGCTGGAGTTCGAGCGGACCCCTTGTCGCGCCCAAGCCGGACGCGACCCACAGGATCGCCGGGATCAAGGACCCGTCGGTCGTCTACTACAACGGCAAGTACCACGTGTTCGCGAGCACCGCGAGCCCCTCCGGGTACAACCTGGTGTACCTGAGCTTCAGTGACTGGTCGCAGGCCGGCTCGGCCACCCACCACTACCTCGACCGCACGGCCATCGGCGCCGGGTACCGGGCCGCGCCCCAGGTCTTCTACAACACACAGCAGCGCCTGTGGTACCTCGTCTACCAGACCGGCAACGCCTCGTACTCCACCAACCCCGACATCAGCAACCCCAACGGGTGGAGCGCACCCCGCAACTTCTACTCGTCGATGCCGGACATCATCAGGCAGAACATCGGCAACGGCTACTGGGTCGACATGTGGGTGATCTGCGACAGCGCCAACTGCTACCTGTTCTCCTCCGACGACAACGGCCACCTGTACCGCTCCCAGACGACTGTCGGCCAGTTCCCGAACGGCTTCACCAACACCGTCATCGCGGCCCAGGACTCCAAGTACGCCCTGTTCGAGGCGAGCAACGTCTACAAGGTGCAGGGCAGCAACCAATACCTGCTCCTGGTCGAGGCGATCGGCTCGGACGGACGGCGCTACTTCCGCTCCTGGACATCCAGCAGCCTCGCCGGATCCTGGTCACCCCTGGCCGCGTCCGAGAGCAACCCGTTCGCCAAGTCGAGCAACGTGACGTTCCCCGCCGGTACCTGGACCCGGGACATCAGTCACGGCGAGATGATCCGCGCGGGCTACGACCAGACGCTCACGATCCCGGCCTGCAAGCTGCAGTACCTGTACCAGGGCAAGGACCCCAACGCCGGCGGTGACTACGACAACCTGCCGTGGCGACTGGGCCTGCTCACCCAGACCAACTCGACCTGCTGA
- a CDS encoding IS110 family transposase, with amino-acid sequence MSVFCGIDWAESHHDVALVDQDGQLVAKRRISDDLAGYRLLLDLLAEHGDSPETPIPVAIETSSGLLVAVLRTGRRKIFAINPLAAARYRDRHGVSRKKSDPGDALVLANILRTDMHAHRPLPDDSDLARAITVLARAQQDAVWARQQIANQIRSLLREYYPVALDAFLGKQGGLTRPEARAVLAVAPTPSTAARMTLPQLRAALKRAGRSRGIDAEAERLKTALRFEQAHQPTLVEEAMGRQLLALLTQLDAACKAVEDLTEAVEASFRRHPDAEILLSFPGMGIQLGARVLAEIGDDRARFADARALKAYAGSAPITRASGKKRFVGRRYIKNNRLTNAGHQWAFAALTASPGAAAHYRRRRDRGDWHAQAQRHLFNRMIGQLYHCLQTRQHFDEQHAFTSSSADLAVAA; translated from the coding sequence TTGAGCGTGTTCTGCGGGATCGACTGGGCCGAGTCGCACCACGATGTGGCCCTGGTAGATCAAGACGGCCAGCTGGTGGCCAAGCGCCGCATCAGCGACGACCTCGCCGGCTACCGGCTGCTGCTGGACCTGCTCGCCGAGCACGGCGACAGCCCCGAGACGCCGATACCAGTGGCCATCGAGACCTCCAGTGGCCTGCTCGTGGCCGTCCTGCGCACCGGCCGGCGGAAGATCTTCGCCATCAACCCGCTGGCCGCCGCCCGCTACCGCGACCGTCACGGCGTCTCGCGCAAGAAGTCCGACCCCGGCGACGCCCTGGTCCTGGCCAACATCCTGCGCACCGACATGCACGCCCACCGGCCACTGCCCGACGACAGCGACCTCGCCCGCGCCATCACCGTCCTGGCCCGCGCCCAGCAGGACGCCGTCTGGGCCCGCCAGCAGATCGCCAACCAGATCCGCTCGCTGCTGCGCGAGTACTACCCCGTCGCCCTGGACGCCTTCCTCGGCAAGCAAGGCGGCCTGACCCGGCCCGAGGCCCGCGCGGTGCTCGCCGTGGCGCCGACCCCGAGCACGGCGGCCCGGATGACCCTGCCGCAGCTGCGGGCCGCGCTCAAACGGGCCGGCCGCAGCCGCGGCATCGACGCCGAAGCCGAACGCCTCAAGACCGCCTTGCGGTTCGAGCAGGCCCACCAGCCCACGCTCGTCGAGGAGGCCATGGGTCGACAACTGCTCGCGCTGCTCACACAGTTGGATGCGGCCTGCAAGGCCGTCGAGGACCTCACCGAGGCGGTGGAGGCGTCTTTTCGTCGGCACCCGGACGCTGAAATCCTGCTCAGCTTCCCCGGCATGGGCATCCAGCTCGGCGCCCGGGTGCTCGCCGAGATCGGTGACGACCGCGCGCGGTTCGCCGATGCCCGGGCACTGAAGGCATACGCAGGATCGGCCCCCATCACCCGTGCCTCGGGCAAGAAACGCTTCGTCGGACGCCGCTACATCAAGAACAACCGCCTGACCAACGCCGGCCATCAGTGGGCCTTCGCCGCGCTCACGGCCTCGCCCGGAGCAGCTGCCCACTACCGGCGACGGCGCGACCGCGGAGACTGGCATGCCCAGGCCCAGCGGCACCTGTTCAACCGCATGATCGGCCAGCTCTACCACTGCCTGCAGACCCGGCAGCACTTCGACGAACAGCATGCCTTCACCTCCTCCTCGGCGGATCTGGCCGTAGCGGCTTGA
- a CDS encoding haloacid dehalogenase type II, translated as MAAVRDVEVVVFDVLGTLVDEPSGLRAGIREAVPASGEEQVGELLALWQRYGERQQRRIGQGSRVYANTSVIDAEAAQLVAARAGFTDPRAVARLATAGQRLPPWGDSLAGLEQLSRHFPVLGLSNAARTTLLRLNAHAGLRWHQALSAETVQAYKPAPEVYQLALDAAGCAPDRVLMVAAHAWDLRGARAKGMRTAYVHRPVGDPPTSRDTFDWRFDGLNELVTVLMATQRKPGESR; from the coding sequence ATGGCCGCCGTCCGCGACGTGGAGGTCGTCGTCTTCGATGTCCTCGGCACCCTCGTCGACGAACCGAGCGGGCTTCGAGCGGGGATCCGTGAAGCGGTGCCCGCGTCCGGCGAGGAGCAGGTCGGCGAACTGCTCGCCTTGTGGCAGCGGTACGGCGAGCGACAGCAGCGACGCATCGGCCAAGGAAGCCGCGTATACGCCAACACCTCGGTCATCGACGCGGAGGCGGCTCAACTGGTCGCCGCCCGCGCCGGGTTCACCGATCCGCGGGCCGTGGCTCGGCTGGCCACGGCAGGGCAGCGGCTGCCTCCCTGGGGCGATTCCCTGGCCGGTCTCGAGCAACTGTCCCGGCACTTCCCCGTACTCGGGCTCTCCAACGCCGCACGCACCACTCTGCTACGGCTCAACGCCCATGCCGGACTCCGCTGGCACCAGGCCTTGTCCGCCGAAACCGTCCAGGCCTACAAGCCGGCCCCGGAGGTGTACCAACTCGCCCTCGACGCCGCCGGATGCGCGCCGGACCGCGTGCTCATGGTGGCCGCCCACGCCTGGGACCTGCGCGGAGCCCGGGCGAAGGGGATGCGGACCGCCTACGTCCACCGGCCCGTCGGGGACCCGCCCACGAGCCGTGACACCTTCGATTGGCGATTCGACGGGCTGAATGAACTGGTCACCGTACTGATGGCGACCCAGCGGAAACCAGGCGAATCCCGCTGA